The following proteins come from a genomic window of Paucimonas lemoignei:
- a CDS encoding Uncharacterized conserved protein (some members contain a von Willebrand factor type A (vWA) domain), giving the protein MIEQFKPIWQRWLVRRIPPASRIKLDHRRIFILPTRTGGSFALVLFLMLLVAINYQNSLAYGLTFLLLSLGVLGILHTYRNLSGLILSAGVARSVFVGEAVQLRLKLESDGHAHQAIALGWDAEHLQQVDVPGEGLTEVELTLPAQRRGWLHAPRLRVESVYPLSILRTWSWLDLQQSALIYPRPLPGAMPLLKGLQPHAEDHGQATQGPGVDDYQGLRLYQPGDNRRRLHWKAYSRGQGLLVKDFTDLSGHDLCLDFMALGGDIEERLSRLCHWVLILSQRHQPFALRLPGFLSPVSSGEQHRETCLRALALYGVRS; this is encoded by the coding sequence TTGATCGAACAGTTCAAACCGATCTGGCAACGCTGGCTGGTGCGACGCATCCCCCCCGCATCGCGGATCAAACTCGACCACCGGCGGATTTTCATCCTGCCCACCCGCACGGGAGGCAGCTTCGCGCTGGTGCTGTTCCTGATGCTGCTGGTGGCGATCAATTACCAGAACAGCCTGGCTTACGGGTTGACCTTTCTGCTGTTGTCACTGGGGGTGCTGGGCATCTTGCACACCTATCGCAACCTCAGTGGCTTGATCCTCAGCGCAGGCGTCGCGCGCTCGGTGTTTGTCGGTGAGGCGGTGCAGTTGCGCCTCAAGCTGGAGAGCGACGGTCACGCCCATCAAGCCATTGCGCTGGGCTGGGATGCCGAGCACCTGCAGCAAGTCGATGTGCCCGGCGAAGGCCTCACGGAGGTTGAACTGACCCTGCCGGCCCAGCGCCGCGGCTGGCTGCATGCGCCACGGCTGCGGGTAGAAAGCGTTTACCCGCTGAGCATCCTGCGCACCTGGAGCTGGCTGGACCTGCAACAGAGCGCGCTGATTTACCCCCGCCCGTTGCCCGGTGCCATGCCGCTACTCAAGGGCCTCCAACCCCACGCCGAAGATCACGGCCAGGCAACCCAGGGGCCGGGTGTCGATGACTACCAGGGCCTGCGCCTTTACCAGCCTGGTGACAACCGCCGCCGTCTGCACTGGAAGGCCTATTCCCGTGGTCAGGGGTTGCTGGTCAAGGATTTTACCGACCTGAGCGGTCACGATCTGTGCCTGGATTTCATGGCGTTGGGCGGCGACATCGAGGAGCGGCTGTCGCGCCTGTGCCACTGGGTACTGATCCTGTCTCAGCGGCACCAGCCGTTCGCCCTGCGTCTGCCGGGGTTTCTGTCGCCGGTGAGCAGCGGTGAGCAGCATCGGGAAACCTGTCTGCGCGCCCTGGCGCTGTATGGGGTGCGGTCATGA
- a CDS encoding transglutaminase, with translation MSVAGSVLEPSAKGLNQPIPRTSLTWLMLGQALVVVPFLQHIPLSMIALWVGCTLWRIQVLRMRARSPGTWVKAGLLVGTAGGVYLARGSLVGLDAGAALLVAAFVLKMLEMQTRRDALVLIFLGFFCVVVGYLFENHLLWAAFTLLPVTALLAALIALQESATFSRPGTSLKLALKLILQAVPLMLVLFLFFPRLEPLWSLPQPSNKSLTGLSDTMAPGDIAELSKSAALVFRASFEGPIPARNQLYWRSLTLEQFDGRRWSQAGRAQTVQLPQWQKRGDALRYSIVMEPSGRPWLSSLDVGESNLPDVRQMSDFRLQRRRPVDQSLMYSVTSWPDATRDSQPSENIQRQDLQLPQKGNPRAREWASDLLRRYPKPDALVAAMMDYFAREPYHYTLKPPTLGVNSVDDFLFESRRGFCAHYAGAMTFVLRAAGIPSRVVAGYQGGELNPNGQYLTVRQFDAHAWVEYWQPGSGWRSVDPTAAVAPQRIEQGLEQALAADEAFLEDSPMSALRYRNVPWINAVRLSWDNLNYGWQRWVLGYQGDEQLKVLNRWFSGLQAPAFLAGLGLVLSLLGLWIFKPWQRENDSQLRLFTAFERLLARQGLRRLPGEGADAFARRAALFLPAHAQWIEAFAVEFQAQRYAGSPSAPARLRRCLRQLRRRLPWRLSAARASHE, from the coding sequence ATGAGTGTGGCGGGCAGCGTACTGGAGCCGAGCGCAAAGGGCCTGAATCAGCCCATCCCCCGGACCAGCCTGACTTGGCTGATGCTGGGCCAGGCGTTGGTGGTGGTGCCATTTCTGCAGCACATTCCGCTGTCGATGATTGCGCTGTGGGTGGGCTGTACGCTATGGCGCATTCAGGTTCTGCGCATGCGGGCGCGCAGCCCCGGCACCTGGGTCAAGGCCGGGTTGCTGGTGGGCACTGCCGGGGGCGTTTATCTGGCGCGAGGCAGCCTGGTGGGCCTGGACGCTGGCGCGGCGCTGCTGGTGGCTGCCTTCGTGCTGAAAATGCTCGAAATGCAAACCCGCCGCGACGCACTGGTGCTGATCTTTCTCGGCTTCTTTTGCGTGGTCGTCGGCTACCTGTTTGAAAACCACCTGCTGTGGGCGGCGTTCACGCTGCTGCCCGTCACCGCGTTGTTGGCGGCGTTGATCGCCTTGCAGGAATCCGCCACGTTCAGCAGACCGGGCACCAGCCTGAAACTGGCCCTCAAGCTGATCTTGCAGGCGGTGCCGCTGATGCTGGTGCTGTTTCTGTTCTTCCCGCGGCTCGAACCGCTCTGGTCGCTGCCACAGCCGAGCAACAAAAGCCTCACCGGCCTTTCGGACACGATGGCGCCGGGGGACATCGCCGAGCTGAGCAAGTCGGCGGCGCTGGTGTTTCGCGCCAGCTTTGAAGGCCCCATTCCGGCACGCAACCAGCTGTATTGGCGCTCCCTGACTCTGGAGCAATTCGACGGGCGACGCTGGTCGCAAGCCGGCCGCGCGCAAACCGTGCAGCTGCCGCAGTGGCAGAAACGTGGCGATGCATTGCGCTACAGCATTGTGATGGAGCCTAGCGGCCGCCCGTGGCTGTCGAGCCTGGACGTGGGGGAAAGCAACCTGCCGGATGTGCGGCAGATGAGTGATTTCAGGTTGCAGCGTCGGCGTCCGGTTGATCAGTCGCTGATGTACAGCGTGACGTCATGGCCAGACGCAACCCGAGACAGCCAGCCCAGTGAAAACATTCAGCGCCAGGATCTGCAACTCCCGCAGAAGGGCAACCCACGGGCGCGGGAGTGGGCCAGCGACTTGCTACGGCGCTACCCCAAGCCTGACGCGCTGGTGGCGGCCATGATGGATTATTTCGCCCGCGAGCCTTATCACTACACCCTCAAACCACCGACGCTGGGGGTCAACAGCGTCGATGATTTCCTGTTTGAAAGCCGCCGGGGTTTCTGCGCCCATTACGCCGGAGCCATGACCTTTGTGTTGCGCGCGGCGGGTATCCCATCGCGGGTGGTGGCCGGGTACCAGGGCGGCGAATTGAACCCCAATGGCCAATACCTGACCGTGCGCCAGTTTGACGCCCACGCCTGGGTCGAATACTGGCAGCCGGGTAGTGGCTGGCGCAGTGTCGACCCCACCGCCGCCGTGGCCCCTCAGCGTATCGAGCAAGGGCTGGAGCAGGCATTGGCGGCGGACGAAGCCTTTCTGGAAGATTCGCCCATGTCGGCGCTGCGCTATCGCAACGTGCCGTGGATCAACGCCGTGCGCCTGAGCTGGGACAATCTCAACTATGGCTGGCAGCGCTGGGTGTTGGGCTATCAGGGTGACGAGCAACTCAAAGTGCTCAACCGCTGGTTCTCGGGGTTGCAGGCTCCGGCATTTCTGGCCGGGCTGGGGCTGGTCCTGAGCCTGCTGGGTTTGTGGATTTTCAAACCCTGGCAGCGCGAAAATGATTCGCAACTTCGGTTGTTCACTGCGTTCGAAAGACTGCTGGCACGCCAGGGTCTCAGACGATTGCCGGGGGAGGGCGCTGACGCGTTCGCGCGTCGTGCGGCACTTTTTCTGCCGGCCCACGCGCAATGGATCGAGGCCTTTGCTGTTGAGTTTCAGGCTCAGCGTTATGCAGGCAGCCCTTCAGCACCCGCACGGTTGCGGCGCTGCCTGCGCCAATTGCGTCGTCGTCTGCCTTGGCGTTTGTCGGCGGCCCGCGCCTCTCATGAATAA
- a CDS encoding CHAD domain-containing superfamily: MSSMVDHLVVQILALHIRLIACHERLTAATDSEALHDLRTTVRRLRSLLRPLRGLSGVEQLEAAAKAVGDLTTPLRDMEVLAAHLVEQGRTEAAATRIKKVNQAWSQVAASAEIKRLLEMLDQFPGFIRVQQRQKLLRGLSTSIEKAMDKQWKQLRKAIADPAHDRHRLRLLIKRVRYAADAYPELSHQPKKMQSRLKAAQGELGNWHDHLQWLAQAGRERDLAPCIAGWQAGIVRAERKADVALERLSKACFG; the protein is encoded by the coding sequence ATGTCATCGATGGTTGACCATTTAGTCGTTCAGATTCTGGCTTTGCACATCAGGCTGATTGCCTGTCATGAGCGGCTGACCGCTGCCACCGACAGCGAAGCGCTGCATGATCTACGCACCACGGTACGCCGTTTGCGCAGCCTGTTGCGTCCGTTGCGCGGATTGTCGGGTGTCGAGCAGCTTGAAGCGGCCGCCAAGGCGGTGGGCGACCTGACCACGCCACTGAGAGATATGGAAGTGCTGGCTGCACACCTGGTCGAACAGGGCCGCACCGAGGCAGCGGCGACTCGCATCAAGAAAGTCAATCAGGCCTGGTCGCAGGTGGCGGCCAGCGCGGAAATCAAGCGTCTGCTGGAAATGCTCGATCAGTTCCCAGGCTTTATCCGGGTGCAGCAGCGACAGAAGCTGCTGCGTGGCTTGAGCACGAGCATCGAAAAGGCTATGGACAAACAGTGGAAGCAATTGCGCAAGGCAATTGCTGACCCGGCCCATGACCGGCATCGTTTGCGTTTGCTGATCAAGCGCGTGCGCTACGCCGCCGATGCCTACCCGGAGCTGAGCCATCAGCCGAAAAAAATGCAGTCGCGCCTGAAGGCGGCTCAGGGCGAACTGGGTAACTGGCACGATCATCTGCAATGGCTGGCCCAGGCAGGTCGCGAACGTGACCTGGCGCCCTGTATCGCGGGCTGGCAGGCGGGGATCGTACGCGCTGAGAGGAAGGCTGATGTGGCGCTGGAGCGTTTGAGCAAGGCCTGCTTCGGCTAG
- the tesB_2 gene encoding acyl-CoA thioesterase II, whose amino-acid sequence MTFSELIDAVQRQPLAVTIPPEWGQGRASFGGLMAALQYEAMRAKVPSDRPVRSLAITFVGPAEPGVPIAFEVEVLREGNSVSQVLGRAVQNGQVMTLIQGSFGASRESSIAVQADPAPTLKAVEECPQLPFISGMMPEYLRFMDLRWALGGMPFSNTPSSAIGGYVRFREIDEGPLNEAHLLALVDTWPPALLPHLSKPAPGSSLTWTIEFVQPLPQVSSHDWCSYKAVIEHARDGYGHTAAMLWTPSGELMAISRQTVTVFG is encoded by the coding sequence ATGACGTTTTCTGAATTGATCGACGCGGTACAGCGTCAACCTCTGGCGGTGACCATTCCCCCAGAGTGGGGCCAGGGACGGGCCAGCTTTGGTGGTCTGATGGCTGCTCTGCAATACGAAGCCATGCGCGCCAAGGTCCCGAGTGATCGGCCGGTGCGTTCCCTGGCGATTACCTTTGTCGGCCCCGCCGAGCCTGGGGTGCCGATTGCTTTCGAAGTCGAGGTGCTGCGCGAGGGCAATTCGGTCAGCCAGGTCTTGGGGCGTGCTGTCCAGAACGGCCAGGTGATGACCCTGATCCAGGGCAGTTTTGGCGCATCCCGTGAGTCGAGCATTGCGGTGCAGGCGGATCCCGCGCCGACGCTCAAAGCTGTAGAGGAATGCCCGCAGCTGCCTTTCATCAGCGGCATGATGCCCGAGTACTTGCGCTTCATGGACTTGCGCTGGGCGCTCGGCGGCATGCCGTTCAGCAATACGCCGTCGTCTGCGATTGGCGGTTACGTGCGCTTTCGCGAGATAGACGAAGGGCCTCTGAATGAGGCGCACCTGCTGGCGCTGGTGGACACCTGGCCCCCCGCGCTATTGCCACACTTGAGCAAGCCCGCGCCGGGCAGCTCGTTGACCTGGACCATCGAGTTTGTTCAACCGTTGCCCCAGGTCAGCAGCCATGACTGGTGCAGCTACAAGGCGGTGATCGAGCACGCGCGCGATGGGTACGGCCACACCGCCGCCATGCTCTGGACGCCGAGCGGGGAGTTGATGGCGATCAGTCGGCAGACGGTGACGGTATTTGGGTAG
- a CDS encoding Phage terminase, small subunit, with the protein MGKRLSNLHTWQWRGYADNHRHPTNLVLHVVAVALFILAALLIVDGLFSWSVSSLAIGVIGLIAALGIERHGQALAAKG; encoded by the coding sequence ATGGGCAAGCGACTTTCCAATCTCCACACCTGGCAATGGCGCGGTTATGCCGACAATCATCGCCACCCGACGAACCTTGTCCTGCATGTCGTTGCTGTTGCGCTGTTCATTCTTGCGGCACTGTTGATCGTTGATGGCCTGTTTTCCTGGAGCGTTTCTTCATTGGCCATCGGCGTCATCGGCCTGATCGCTGCGCTGGGCATTGAACGTCACGGGCAGGCGCTGGCAGCCAAGGGCTAG
- the tsr_2 gene encoding chemotaxis sensory transducer, with amino-acid sequence MGTWISNLSLKYKFWAVNAVAFITTLLLVIYALQLEQQARTEAAQQAAQTQALMIGAWPAAQSLPSDVRVLTFAQGQTPAFKGQPLPELASGKDWIELNHLPLAGEQPLIGAQVVTRADGQRAAVLAFAPSLAQVLEARFTHYAVAVFVLMLAMLGASQLLIRFLLSQLNTLKDVMLHVEKSGDLSARVPLAGDDEVGQMAKAFNAMQAGYQRVVTTVAQTAARLDQGAAHLAAGMSDVRHGMLGQQSETDQVATAINEMSATVYHIAQHAGTTRDQSQQADALAGGGQAVVERVQTSIAGLSTGVQHTAQMIQRLAEDSQKINGVVGVIHSIAEQTNLLALNAAIEAARAGEMGRGFAVVADEVRNLAKRVQSSTDEITTMVSALQAGTRDAVDFMQDSSFKADECVQQAQEAGEALAAIAGAVAQMRESNTQIAVAAQQQSQVAEEMNRAVVSIRDVTEKTVNQTVDSATTSDELATLAGELSKAIGQLKL; translated from the coding sequence ATGGGCACCTGGATTAGCAATCTTTCCCTGAAGTACAAATTCTGGGCGGTGAACGCGGTCGCGTTCATCACCACCCTGCTGCTGGTGATCTACGCCTTGCAGCTCGAACAACAAGCCCGAACCGAGGCCGCACAGCAAGCGGCTCAGACCCAGGCCCTGATGATCGGCGCCTGGCCCGCCGCGCAATCGCTGCCTTCAGACGTCAGGGTGCTGACCTTCGCTCAAGGGCAGACCCCGGCATTCAAGGGTCAGCCATTGCCGGAACTGGCCAGTGGCAAAGACTGGATCGAGTTGAACCACCTGCCATTGGCCGGTGAACAGCCTCTCATCGGCGCTCAGGTCGTGACCCGCGCTGATGGTCAGCGTGCTGCGGTGCTGGCTTTTGCCCCGAGCCTGGCCCAGGTTCTTGAAGCTCGCTTCACCCACTACGCGGTCGCGGTGTTCGTGCTGATGCTGGCCATGCTCGGGGCCTCCCAGTTGCTGATCCGCTTCCTGCTCAGCCAGCTCAACACCCTCAAGGACGTCATGCTGCACGTGGAAAAAAGCGGCGACCTGTCAGCGCGCGTGCCATTGGCGGGCGACGATGAAGTCGGCCAGATGGCCAAGGCGTTCAACGCCATGCAGGCCGGTTATCAGCGCGTGGTGACCACCGTCGCGCAGACGGCCGCGCGCCTGGATCAAGGTGCAGCGCACTTGGCAGCAGGCATGAGCGATGTGCGCCACGGCATGCTGGGGCAGCAAAGCGAGACCGATCAGGTGGCGACTGCGATCAACGAAATGTCCGCCACGGTTTATCACATCGCCCAGCACGCAGGCACCACACGCGATCAGTCGCAGCAGGCAGACGCGCTGGCCGGTGGCGGGCAAGCGGTGGTGGAACGCGTGCAAACGTCGATCGCGGGGCTGTCCACCGGCGTGCAGCACACCGCGCAGATGATCCAGCGCCTGGCTGAAGACAGTCAGAAAATCAACGGCGTGGTGGGCGTGATCCACAGCATTGCGGAGCAGACCAACCTGCTGGCGCTGAACGCCGCCATTGAAGCAGCCCGGGCCGGTGAAATGGGCCGGGGCTTTGCGGTAGTGGCCGACGAAGTGCGCAACCTCGCCAAGCGCGTGCAGAGTTCGACCGATGAAATCACCACCATGGTCTCTGCCCTGCAGGCTGGGACTCGGGACGCGGTGGATTTCATGCAAGACAGCTCGTTCAAGGCCGATGAGTGCGTGCAGCAGGCTCAGGAGGCTGGCGAAGCGTTGGCGGCCATCGCCGGTGCGGTGGCGCAGATGCGCGAGAGCAACACCCAGATCGCAGTGGCCGCGCAACAGCAAAGCCAGGTCGCCGAGGAAATGAACCGTGCGGTGGTCAGCATTCGCGACGTGACCGAAAAAACCGTCAACCAGACCGTCGACTCGGCCACCACCAGCGATGAACTGGCGACCCTTGCGGGCGAGCTGAGCAAAGCGATTGGGCAGTTGAAGCTGTAG
- the tatD gene encoding deoxyribonuclease TatD: protein MQLIDIGVNLTNASFASQRQAVLDRAYAAGVCQLMVTGTSVQGSEEALQLCHELDPDAQRLFSTAGIHPHSAVYWTSNTEQELRALLKETRVRAVGECGLDFNRDFSPRGQQEKVLEAHLALAVELQMPVFLHERDANQRLLDILRDYRDRLPAAVVHCFTGEQRALFSYLDMDLHIGITGWICDERRGTHLHPLVRDIPRGRLMLESDAPYLLPRSLRPKPKNGRNEPAYLPEVLREVALHRGETHEDLAAHTSLTARKFFALPEIRPAQEAV, encoded by the coding sequence ATGCAGCTCATCGACATCGGCGTCAATCTGACTAACGCAAGCTTCGCCTCACAACGACAGGCGGTCCTGGACCGTGCCTATGCGGCGGGCGTCTGCCAATTGATGGTGACCGGCACCAGTGTTCAGGGCAGTGAAGAGGCGTTGCAGCTGTGCCACGAGCTTGATCCAGACGCTCAGCGGCTGTTCAGCACGGCGGGTATTCACCCCCACTCAGCGGTCTATTGGACCAGCAACACCGAACAAGAGTTGCGTGCCCTGCTGAAAGAAACCCGAGTGCGTGCGGTGGGCGAATGCGGGCTGGATTTCAATCGGGATTTTTCGCCGCGTGGCCAGCAGGAGAAAGTGCTCGAAGCGCACCTGGCGCTGGCGGTCGAACTGCAGATGCCGGTCTTTCTCCATGAGCGCGACGCCAATCAACGGCTACTGGACATCCTGCGCGACTACCGCGACCGCCTGCCTGCGGCGGTGGTGCATTGTTTTACCGGCGAGCAGCGGGCGCTGTTCAGCTACCTGGACATGGACCTGCACATCGGTATCACCGGCTGGATCTGCGATGAACGCCGAGGCACTCACTTGCACCCTCTGGTGCGGGACATCCCTCGCGGGCGCTTGATGCTGGAAAGCGACGCGCCGTACCTGCTGCCACGCAGCCTGCGACCCAAGCCTAAAAACGGCCGTAACGAACCGGCGTACCTGCCCGAAGTGCTGCGCGAAGTCGCCCTGCATCGTGGCGAAACCCACGAAGATCTGGCCGCCCATACCAGCCTCACCGCGCGCAAGTTCTTCGCTTTACCAGAAATCCGTCCGGCACAGGAAGCTGTCTGA
- the mltF_2 gene encoding SLT, whose product MIRASLYLTVSLLALLPFSAQARQAGPQTVTHKTAVRDLAAIRSSKVLRVLVNQSRNSSGDVKGEEIGVEYHRLQAFEKYLNGHARDGQQVSFKVVPKAKNQLLGALQRGEGDLVAPGELLDTRNANGIAASAPIISHVPLVLVGVRGERSFKHIEQLSGKTLSLSTGSAADEAVHQLNQRLALKKLQPVKIEWVDPSLAVEDVLEMVQAKIFHLTVVEQPIAERWAKVMPKLRVDRALTLSSSSDMSWFVRQDASVLKASIDSFLTTYKAPANQDLAFQKAYKNLYRVHNPLARADRQRLEQLRPTLQRHADAQGMDWLNLAALAFKESALEPGAQGSGGATGLLQITPSAAKRVGVNNIQSTDNNVQAGAKYLALIRRKFFAGPRFNERERMAFTLAAYNLGPERVQGMRQEARRRGLNPDQWFFQTERVAMEQAGMGVVSYVNSVNKYYLAFDRERDSLERSSGAKYSARTARQ is encoded by the coding sequence ATGATCCGAGCCTCGCTTTACCTCACTGTTTCTCTGTTGGCATTGCTGCCGTTTTCGGCTCAGGCCCGGCAGGCGGGTCCGCAGACCGTTACGCACAAAACCGCCGTGCGCGATCTGGCGGCCATTCGCAGCAGCAAGGTCTTGCGTGTGTTGGTCAATCAGAGCCGTAACAGCTCAGGTGATGTGAAAGGCGAAGAGATAGGCGTCGAATACCACCGTTTGCAAGCCTTCGAAAAATACCTCAACGGTCACGCCCGGGATGGCCAGCAGGTCAGTTTCAAGGTCGTGCCCAAAGCCAAGAACCAGTTACTCGGCGCCTTGCAGCGCGGCGAGGGTGATCTGGTCGCTCCCGGCGAGCTGCTCGACACCCGCAATGCCAATGGTATCGCCGCCAGCGCACCGATCATCAGCCACGTCCCGCTGGTGCTGGTCGGGGTACGCGGCGAGCGCAGCTTCAAACACATCGAGCAGCTGTCCGGCAAAACCCTGAGCCTTTCCACGGGCAGTGCGGCTGACGAGGCTGTGCATCAGTTGAATCAGCGTCTGGCCCTGAAAAAACTCCAGCCAGTGAAAATCGAATGGGTTGATCCGAGCCTTGCCGTGGAAGATGTGCTGGAAATGGTTCAAGCAAAAATCTTCCACCTGACAGTTGTCGAGCAACCCATCGCCGAGCGCTGGGCCAAGGTTATGCCCAAGCTGCGCGTAGACCGGGCACTGACCTTGAGCAGTAGCAGCGACATGAGCTGGTTCGTGCGTCAGGATGCATCGGTGTTGAAGGCCAGCATTGATAGCTTTCTGACTACCTACAAAGCGCCCGCCAATCAGGACCTGGCTTTTCAGAAGGCCTACAAGAACCTCTATCGCGTCCACAACCCTCTGGCCCGTGCGGACCGCCAGCGTCTGGAGCAATTGCGTCCGACCCTGCAACGCCACGCCGATGCCCAGGGCATGGACTGGCTGAACCTGGCGGCGCTGGCCTTCAAGGAATCGGCACTCGAGCCAGGCGCCCAAGGCAGCGGCGGGGCGACCGGACTGTTGCAGATTACCCCTTCGGCGGCCAAGCGCGTTGGCGTGAACAACATTCAGAGTACCGACAACAATGTGCAGGCCGGGGCCAAGTACCTGGCGCTGATCCGCCGCAAGTTTTTTGCCGGGCCACGATTCAATGAGCGCGAACGCATGGCCTTTACGCTGGCGGCCTACAACCTGGGGCCGGAGCGGGTTCAAGGCATGCGCCAGGAAGCCCGGCGGCGTGGGCTGAACCCTGACCAGTGGTTTTTCCAGACTGAGCGGGTTGCAATGGAGCAGGCGGGCATGGGCGTGGTGAGCTACGTCAATAGCGTCAACAAGTACTACCTGGCGTTTGACCGCGAGCGCGATTCCCTTGAAAGGTCATCGGGCGCCAAGTATTCAGCACGCACCGCGCGTCAGTAA
- the yqjF gene encoding DoxX family protein, with translation MNPKIKAVFSTRAGFGLTVVRILVGIIFVAHGSQKLFGAFGGYGLEGTGQYMESLGLTPGYLMALLSGSAEFFGGLGLVVGLLARPAAVVLAATLVVAIFSVHISHGLFMANNGYEFALALLGGVVAVLIEGAGKFSLDRQIGN, from the coding sequence ATGAACCCAAAAATCAAGGCTGTTTTCTCTACTCGCGCTGGCTTCGGTCTGACTGTTGTACGGATTCTGGTGGGGATTATCTTTGTCGCCCATGGCAGCCAGAAGCTGTTTGGCGCATTCGGTGGCTACGGCCTGGAGGGCACCGGCCAATACATGGAGAGCCTGGGCCTGACGCCTGGCTACCTGATGGCTCTGTTGTCGGGCAGCGCTGAGTTCTTCGGCGGCCTGGGTCTGGTGGTTGGCCTGTTGGCACGTCCTGCGGCGGTAGTGCTGGCAGCGACCCTGGTGGTAGCGATCTTCTCGGTGCACATCAGCCACGGTCTGTTCATGGCCAACAATGGCTATGAATTTGCTCTGGCGCTGCTGGGCGGTGTGGTTGCGGTCTTGATTGAAGGCGCTGGCAAGTTCTCGCTGGATCGCCAGATCGGCAACTGA
- the greB gene encoding GreA-GreB family transcriptional regulator, with protein sequence MSRYRPPRTAGTALITPEGEARMRAELHELWHVKRPKVTQSVSEAAAQGDRSENAEYTYGKKMLREIDSRVRFLTKRLESLKVVGEHPSDLNKVYFGAWVTVEDEDGKEARYRIVGPDELDLKLNLISIDSPLARALIGKPLDAEIRVQTPTGEQLCYIVAIDYL encoded by the coding sequence ATGAGCCGCTACCGCCCTCCCCGTACCGCTGGCACCGCGCTGATCACCCCCGAAGGTGAGGCGCGGATGCGGGCGGAGCTGCATGAGCTATGGCACGTCAAGCGCCCCAAGGTCACGCAATCGGTCAGTGAGGCGGCGGCCCAGGGTGATCGTTCGGAAAACGCCGAATACACCTACGGCAAAAAAATGCTGCGGGAAATCGACAGCCGTGTGCGCTTCCTCACCAAGCGGCTGGAAAGCCTCAAGGTGGTGGGCGAACACCCAAGCGATCTGAACAAGGTCTATTTCGGCGCCTGGGTGACGGTCGAGGATGAAGACGGCAAGGAGGCTCGCTATCGAATCGTCGGCCCCGATGAGCTGGACCTGAAGCTGAACCTGATCAGTATCGATTCGCCGCTGGCCCGCGCCTTGATTGGCAAGCCACTGGATGCAGAAATCCGCGTGCAAACGCCGACTGGCGAGCAACTCTGTTACATCGTCGCCATCGACTACCTTTAA